From Fundulus heteroclitus isolate FHET01 chromosome 5, MU-UCD_Fhet_4.1, whole genome shotgun sequence, a single genomic window includes:
- the sp2 gene encoding transcription factor Sp2 isoform X2, producing the protein MATVAVSPSEYLQPSTASTQQDTQPSPLALLAATCSKIGPPAAQAPVAAPPTQPQPRRLQPIKPAPIAPAPPKNLGFLSAKGNVIQLPAGLGPSAPGSPIVLTIQQSPARTNPSGPTNIQYQVMPQIQMMPQGGQIQLIPGTNQAIITTPMTVPAPAAAATPVTPQKTVAIKPSLKVRKPNNTATSVMQLPSGLTLPLNVATGEVGGSAVVTETAASPATPAKGRRGRKKKVVLPAEPPPPPAQAASPPPEQMETILIEAGDNIIQAGNNLLIVQSPGQPAMVQQVQVVQPKTESQLIQIPQQALKVVKAASATLPPVPQKQAISPTLQLTPPEPTPTQIIFKTASGEWQTVQIQDPGSKSTSPTTSVAPTPPTPPPASSKRTPTGARKERTLAKIAPAGGMIAFSPSQLSSTAQAVQTISINGVQVQGVPVTITNAGGQQHLTVQTMHGGGLQLATAQGQPSIQVDQTLTLELPSQPGEKKRRMACTCPNCKDADKRPGEVGKRKHICHVVGCEKTFRKTSLLRAHVRLHTGERPFVCNWVFCGKRFTRSDELQRHARTHTGDKRFECNQCKKRFMRSDHLTKHYKTHINTKNL; encoded by the exons CAGGACACGCAGCCTTCTCCTCTGGCCCTTCTGGCTGCCACTTGCAGTAAAATCGGACCCCCTGCTGCTCAGGCCCCTGTCGCTGCTCCTCCAACTCAGCCGCAACCTCGCAGGCTCCAGCCCATAAAGCCAGCTCCCATAGCACCGGCTCCACCCAAAAACCTGGGCTTTCTTTCAGCGAAGGGCAATGTGATCCAGCTCCCTGCTGGCTTGGGACCCTCAGCTCCCGGCAGTCCCATTGTCCTTACAATCCAACAGAGCCCTGCACGCACCAACCCGTCTGGCCCTACCAACATCCAGTACCAGGTGATGCCACAAATCCAGATGATGCCACAGGGAGGTCAGATCCAGCTGATCCCAGGCACTAACCAGGCCATCATTACCACTCCTATGACTGTGCCAGCCCCCGCTGCTGCTGCAACGCCAGTCACACCACAGAAGACTGTAGCCATTAAACCCTCGCTCAAGGTACGGAAGCCAAACAACACAGCTACAAGTGTGATGCAGCTACCCAGTGGGCTCACTCTACCCCTCAATGTTGCAACCGGAGAAGTGGGTGGGTCTGCAGTGGTCACAGAGACAGCTGCTTCCCCTGCCACACCTGCAAAGGGACGACGAGGGAGGAAGAAGAAAGTGGTTCTGCCTGCTGAACCTCCACCACCTCCTGCACAGGCTGCCTCACCACCACCAGAGCAGATGGAGACCATTTTAATTGAAGCTGGTGATAACATAATACAG GCGGGGAACAATTTGCTGATAGTGCAGAGTCCTGGCCAGCCAGCCATGGTGCAGCAGGTCCAGGTGGTTCAGCCTAAGACAGAGTCTCAGCTCATTCAGATCCCGCAGCAAGCATTGAAAGTGGTGAAGGCTGCTTCTGCCACGTTGCCTCCTGTCCCACAGAAACAGGCCATCTCTCCAACTCTGCAGCTGACTCCTCCAGAACCAACACCGACCCAG ATCATCTTCAAAACAGCTTCAGGTGAATGGCAGACAGTTCAAATACAAGACCCAGGCTCAAAGTCAACAAGCCCCACCACCTCTGTTGCCCCCACTCCCCCCACACCGCCACCTGCCAGCAGCAAGAGGACGCCGACTGGGGCAAGAAAGGAGCGCACCCTGGCAAAGATCGCCCCAGCAGGAGGAATGATAGCATTCAGTCCGTCACAACTGTCCTCTACAGCACAAGCAGTGCAGACCATCAGCATCAATGGGGTCCAAGTCCAGGGGGTTCCTGTCACCATCACCAATGCAGGAG gCCAGCAGCACCTAACAGTGCAGACGATGCATGGAGGAGGCCTCCAGCTGGCAACAGCTCAGGGCCAGCCTTCCATCCAGGTAGACCAGACTCTCACGCTGGAGCTGCCCAGTCAGCCTGGGGAGAAAAAACGCCGCATGGCCTGTACGTGCCCCAACTGTAAAGATGCAGACAAGAG GCCCGGGGAGGTGGGGAAAAGGAAACACATCTGCCACGTCGTTGGCTGTGAGAAGACGTTCAGGAAAACATCGCTTCTCAGAGCACACGTCCGGTTGCACACCGGGGAGAGGCCCTTCGTCTGCAACTGGGTTTTCTGTGGGAAACGTTTCACACGCAGCGACGAGCTGCAGAGGCATGCAAGGACGCACACAG gagaCAAACGCTTCGAGTGCAATCAGTGTAAGAAACGCTTCATGAGGAGCGACCACCTGACAAAGCATTACAAAACTCACATAAATACCAAGAACTTATGA
- the sp2 gene encoding transcription factor Sp2 isoform X1, with product MVCFSGLRRANVVMSEQHDSMATVAVSPSEYLQPSTASTQQDTQPSPLALLAATCSKIGPPAAQAPVAAPPTQPQPRRLQPIKPAPIAPAPPKNLGFLSAKGNVIQLPAGLGPSAPGSPIVLTIQQSPARTNPSGPTNIQYQVMPQIQMMPQGGQIQLIPGTNQAIITTPMTVPAPAAAATPVTPQKTVAIKPSLKVRKPNNTATSVMQLPSGLTLPLNVATGEVGGSAVVTETAASPATPAKGRRGRKKKVVLPAEPPPPPAQAASPPPEQMETILIEAGDNIIQAGNNLLIVQSPGQPAMVQQVQVVQPKTESQLIQIPQQALKVVKAASATLPPVPQKQAISPTLQLTPPEPTPTQIIFKTASGEWQTVQIQDPGSKSTSPTTSVAPTPPTPPPASSKRTPTGARKERTLAKIAPAGGMIAFSPSQLSSTAQAVQTISINGVQVQGVPVTITNAGGQQHLTVQTMHGGGLQLATAQGQPSIQVDQTLTLELPSQPGEKKRRMACTCPNCKDADKRPGEVGKRKHICHVVGCEKTFRKTSLLRAHVRLHTGERPFVCNWVFCGKRFTRSDELQRHARTHTGDKRFECNQCKKRFMRSDHLTKHYKTHINTKNL from the exons CAGGACACGCAGCCTTCTCCTCTGGCCCTTCTGGCTGCCACTTGCAGTAAAATCGGACCCCCTGCTGCTCAGGCCCCTGTCGCTGCTCCTCCAACTCAGCCGCAACCTCGCAGGCTCCAGCCCATAAAGCCAGCTCCCATAGCACCGGCTCCACCCAAAAACCTGGGCTTTCTTTCAGCGAAGGGCAATGTGATCCAGCTCCCTGCTGGCTTGGGACCCTCAGCTCCCGGCAGTCCCATTGTCCTTACAATCCAACAGAGCCCTGCACGCACCAACCCGTCTGGCCCTACCAACATCCAGTACCAGGTGATGCCACAAATCCAGATGATGCCACAGGGAGGTCAGATCCAGCTGATCCCAGGCACTAACCAGGCCATCATTACCACTCCTATGACTGTGCCAGCCCCCGCTGCTGCTGCAACGCCAGTCACACCACAGAAGACTGTAGCCATTAAACCCTCGCTCAAGGTACGGAAGCCAAACAACACAGCTACAAGTGTGATGCAGCTACCCAGTGGGCTCACTCTACCCCTCAATGTTGCAACCGGAGAAGTGGGTGGGTCTGCAGTGGTCACAGAGACAGCTGCTTCCCCTGCCACACCTGCAAAGGGACGACGAGGGAGGAAGAAGAAAGTGGTTCTGCCTGCTGAACCTCCACCACCTCCTGCACAGGCTGCCTCACCACCACCAGAGCAGATGGAGACCATTTTAATTGAAGCTGGTGATAACATAATACAG GCGGGGAACAATTTGCTGATAGTGCAGAGTCCTGGCCAGCCAGCCATGGTGCAGCAGGTCCAGGTGGTTCAGCCTAAGACAGAGTCTCAGCTCATTCAGATCCCGCAGCAAGCATTGAAAGTGGTGAAGGCTGCTTCTGCCACGTTGCCTCCTGTCCCACAGAAACAGGCCATCTCTCCAACTCTGCAGCTGACTCCTCCAGAACCAACACCGACCCAG ATCATCTTCAAAACAGCTTCAGGTGAATGGCAGACAGTTCAAATACAAGACCCAGGCTCAAAGTCAACAAGCCCCACCACCTCTGTTGCCCCCACTCCCCCCACACCGCCACCTGCCAGCAGCAAGAGGACGCCGACTGGGGCAAGAAAGGAGCGCACCCTGGCAAAGATCGCCCCAGCAGGAGGAATGATAGCATTCAGTCCGTCACAACTGTCCTCTACAGCACAAGCAGTGCAGACCATCAGCATCAATGGGGTCCAAGTCCAGGGGGTTCCTGTCACCATCACCAATGCAGGAG gCCAGCAGCACCTAACAGTGCAGACGATGCATGGAGGAGGCCTCCAGCTGGCAACAGCTCAGGGCCAGCCTTCCATCCAGGTAGACCAGACTCTCACGCTGGAGCTGCCCAGTCAGCCTGGGGAGAAAAAACGCCGCATGGCCTGTACGTGCCCCAACTGTAAAGATGCAGACAAGAG GCCCGGGGAGGTGGGGAAAAGGAAACACATCTGCCACGTCGTTGGCTGTGAGAAGACGTTCAGGAAAACATCGCTTCTCAGAGCACACGTCCGGTTGCACACCGGGGAGAGGCCCTTCGTCTGCAACTGGGTTTTCTGTGGGAAACGTTTCACACGCAGCGACGAGCTGCAGAGGCATGCAAGGACGCACACAG gagaCAAACGCTTCGAGTGCAATCAGTGTAAGAAACGCTTCATGAGGAGCGACCACCTGACAAAGCATTACAAAACTCACATAAATACCAAGAACTTATGA